A region from the Nocardia terpenica genome encodes:
- a CDS encoding 1-deoxy-D-xylulose-5-phosphate synthase: MTISGPEELAALPDDRLPALAARLRAQLIDTVTATGGHLGAALGMVELTIAIHRVFRSPHDAVVFDTGHQTYPHKLITGRAATFGTLRQAGGVSGYPSRAESPHDRVENSHASVGLAWADGVAKAFELRGEHDRSVVAVIGDGALTGGVAWEGLNNIGAARRPIVVVLNDNGRSYDPTAGALATHLDRLRRRDRVGENLFETLGFTYVGPVDGHDIPAACAALRDAAGLRRPVLVHAVTAKGRGYPPAEADEADRMHACGVIDPATGRPRKPPAPTWTDVFERELAELARERAEVVALTAAMRLPTGLGTLSRQAPHRVFDSGIAEQHALASAAGLASAGMHPVVAVYSTFLNRAVDQLLFDIALHELPVTLVLDRAGITGPDGPSHHGMWDLALSTCVPQLRIACPRDPDRLRELLRESVAHAGPTLLRYPKSTAGRDIPALARMDGMDILHRSRHLPLDVLLVAVGPMAAPCLAAADLLTERGIGVTVVDPRWVWPLAPALLALAARHRLAVSAEDGIADNGIGAHLITAAARTGTPARVHALGLPTAFIPHASRDHILSDHGLTGDGIAAACLDRLPAAARSLDPGDLVEESELPAS, translated from the coding sequence ATGACGATCTCCGGCCCCGAGGAACTGGCCGCCCTGCCCGACGACCGGCTGCCCGCGCTGGCGGCGCGGCTGCGCGCACAACTGATCGACACCGTCACCGCGACGGGTGGGCATCTCGGAGCGGCGCTGGGAATGGTCGAGTTGACCATCGCCATCCATCGCGTGTTCCGTTCGCCGCACGACGCGGTGGTGTTCGACACCGGGCATCAGACCTATCCGCACAAGCTGATCACCGGGCGCGCAGCGACATTCGGCACGCTGCGCCAGGCCGGTGGGGTGTCCGGATATCCGAGTCGCGCGGAGTCACCGCACGATCGGGTGGAGAACTCGCACGCCTCGGTCGGCCTCGCCTGGGCCGACGGGGTGGCGAAGGCGTTCGAGCTGCGCGGCGAGCACGATCGGTCGGTGGTCGCCGTGATCGGCGACGGCGCCCTGACCGGCGGTGTGGCGTGGGAGGGGCTGAACAATATCGGCGCCGCGCGGCGGCCGATCGTGGTGGTGCTCAACGACAACGGGCGCTCCTACGATCCCACCGCCGGGGCGCTCGCCACCCATCTGGACCGGTTGCGCCGCCGCGACCGGGTCGGCGAGAACCTGTTCGAGACACTGGGTTTCACCTATGTCGGCCCGGTCGACGGGCACGACATCCCGGCCGCCTGCGCCGCGCTGCGCGATGCCGCGGGGCTGCGGCGGCCGGTGCTGGTGCACGCGGTCACCGCCAAGGGCCGGGGTTATCCGCCCGCGGAGGCCGACGAGGCCGACCGCATGCACGCGTGCGGGGTCATCGATCCCGCCACCGGGCGGCCCCGGAAACCGCCCGCGCCCACCTGGACCGACGTCTTCGAGCGCGAACTCGCCGAGCTGGCCCGCGAGCGTGCGGAGGTGGTCGCGCTGACCGCGGCGATGCGGCTGCCGACCGGGCTCGGCACGCTGTCGCGGCAGGCCCCGCACCGGGTGTTCGATTCGGGGATCGCCGAACAGCACGCGCTCGCCTCCGCCGCGGGGCTCGCGTCCGCGGGCATGCATCCGGTCGTCGCGGTGTATTCGACGTTCCTGAATCGTGCCGTCGATCAACTGCTGTTCGATATCGCCCTGCACGAGCTTCCGGTGACGCTGGTCCTGGATCGCGCGGGCATCACCGGGCCGGACGGGCCCAGCCACCACGGCATGTGGGATCTGGCGCTGTCGACATGCGTGCCCCAGCTGCGGATCGCCTGCCCCCGCGACCCGGACCGGTTGCGCGAACTGCTGCGCGAATCCGTCGCCCATGCCGGGCCCACCCTCCTGCGCTACCCGAAAAGCACGGCGGGACGCGACATTCCGGCCCTGGCGCGGATGGACGGCATGGATATTCTGCACCGCAGTCGCCATCTTCCGCTGGATGTGCTGCTGGTCGCCGTCGGCCCGATGGCGGCGCCGTGCCTGGCGGCCGCGGACCTGCTCACCGAGCGCGGTATCGGCGTGACGGTGGTGGATCCCCGCTGGGTGTGGCCCCTGGCACCGGCGCTGCTCGCGCTCGCCGCGCGGCATCGGCTCGCCGTCAGCGCCGAGGACGGTATCGCCGACAACGGCATCGGCGCCCACCTGATCACGGCCGCGGCCCGCACCGGCACGCCCGCTCGGGTCCACGCGCTCGGCCTGCCGACCGCGTTCATCCCGCACGCCTCCCGCGACCACATCCTGTCCGATCACGGCCTCACCGGCGACGGCATCGCCGCCGCCTGCCTGGATCGGCTGCCCGCCGCCGCGCGGTCCCTCGACCCCGGCGATCTCGTCGAGGAATCGGAACTACCCGCATCATGA
- a CDS encoding isocitrate lyase/PEP mutase family protein, whose product MGYGNALRTDINHDNITPLIGIYDMYSASLAAEHYDGMFVSGFGFAASYYGLPDIGFIAWPDIVGFVQRLRLAFPKQHLLVDIDDGYVDPEVACHVVTHLEAIGASGVILEDQKRPRRCGHVSGKQILPLDEYLEKLNLVLQSRSDLVVVARTDATEESEILYRAAALADTDADVLLVDGVRSVEWIRKVRGVIGDKPLLFNQIAGGLSPRLSLPELQDLGVNVAIYSTPCLFAAHTAITDALINLRVNDGRLPEHSADSVGVASSLALVERNLARHHVPDRLTASRI is encoded by the coding sequence ATGGGCTATGGAAACGCGCTTCGTACCGATATCAACCACGACAATATCACTCCCCTCATCGGTATCTACGACATGTACTCGGCGTCGCTGGCCGCGGAACACTACGACGGAATGTTCGTGTCGGGCTTCGGCTTTGCCGCCTCCTACTACGGGCTGCCCGATATCGGCTTCATCGCCTGGCCGGACATCGTCGGCTTCGTGCAGCGGCTGCGGCTGGCATTCCCGAAGCAGCATCTGCTGGTCGACATCGACGACGGCTATGTCGACCCCGAGGTGGCCTGCCATGTGGTGACGCACCTGGAGGCCATCGGCGCCTCCGGTGTCATTCTCGAGGATCAGAAGCGGCCGCGGCGCTGCGGGCACGTATCCGGTAAGCAGATCCTGCCGCTGGACGAGTATCTGGAGAAGCTGAACCTGGTGTTGCAGAGCCGCTCGGATCTGGTGGTCGTGGCGCGCACCGATGCCACCGAGGAGTCGGAGATCCTCTACCGCGCCGCCGCCCTGGCCGACACCGACGCGGATGTGCTGCTGGTGGACGGGGTGCGCAGCGTCGAGTGGATTCGCAAAGTGCGCGGCGTCATCGGGGACAAGCCGCTGCTGTTCAACCAGATCGCGGGCGGCCTGTCGCCGCGGCTGTCGCTGCCGGAACTGCAGGACCTCGGCGTGAATGTGGCGATCTACTCCACGCCGTGCCTGTTCGCGGCGCACACCGCCATCACCGACGCGCTGATCAACCTGCGCGTCAACGACGGCCGGCTGCCCGAGCACAGCGCCGACAGCGTCGGTGTGGCCAGTTCACTGGCCCTGGTGGAGCGCAACCTCGCCCGGCACCACGTGCCGGACCGGCTCACGGCGTCGCGGATCTGA
- a CDS encoding aspartate aminotransferase family protein, translating to MTSAESPYDTADFDVAALVKQRGDERYTLHERHLNPQLHRMLHTIGFDRVYERASGPYLYDAEGGEYLDMLAGFGIFALGRHHPVVRRALHDVLDLELADLVRFDCQPLPGLAAEQLLSHTPHLDRVFFGNSGTEAVETALKFARHATGRQRILYCEHAFHGLTIGSLSVNGENSFRSGFGPLLPDTAVPLGDLEALERELRRGDVAALIVEPIQGKTVHGTPPGYLAAAQRLLHKHKALLIVDEVQTGIGRTGAFFAYQHEPEVEPDLVCAAKALSGGYIPIGATLGKDWIFAKVYSSMDRVLVHSASFGSNAQAMTAALATLRVLREENVVANARAVGDSLRERLSALIPRYDMLSDVRGRGLMIGIEFGRPHSLKLRTGWAALQAARVGLFAQMVVVALLHRHRILTQVSGDNLEVIKLIPPLIITERDADRFVTAFTDVLDDAHRGTGLMSDFGRILIKQAVRARGGVGTGA from the coding sequence ATGACCTCTGCCGAATCACCGTACGACACTGCCGATTTCGATGTCGCCGCGCTGGTGAAGCAGCGCGGCGACGAACGGTACACGCTGCACGAGCGCCACCTCAATCCGCAGTTGCATCGGATGCTGCACACCATCGGGTTCGACCGGGTGTACGAGCGGGCGAGCGGGCCGTACCTGTACGACGCCGAGGGCGGCGAATATCTGGATATGCTCGCCGGATTCGGCATCTTCGCGCTCGGTCGGCATCATCCGGTGGTCCGGCGGGCGCTGCACGATGTGCTGGATCTCGAGCTGGCCGACCTGGTTCGGTTCGACTGCCAGCCGCTGCCCGGCCTGGCCGCCGAGCAATTGCTGTCGCACACCCCGCATCTGGATCGGGTCTTCTTCGGTAACAGCGGCACCGAAGCCGTCGAAACCGCCCTCAAATTCGCCCGCCACGCCACGGGCAGGCAGCGAATTCTGTACTGCGAGCACGCCTTCCACGGGCTGACGATCGGCTCGCTGTCGGTCAACGGCGAGAACAGCTTTCGGTCCGGATTCGGTCCGCTGCTCCCCGATACCGCCGTGCCGCTGGGCGATCTGGAGGCGCTGGAGCGCGAGTTGCGCCGGGGTGATGTGGCCGCGCTGATCGTCGAACCCATTCAGGGCAAGACGGTGCACGGCACCCCACCCGGTTATCTGGCCGCCGCACAACGGTTGCTGCACAAGCACAAGGCGCTGCTGATCGTCGACGAGGTGCAGACCGGTATCGGCCGCACCGGCGCCTTCTTCGCCTATCAGCACGAACCGGAGGTGGAACCGGATCTGGTGTGTGCCGCCAAAGCGCTGTCGGGCGGGTACATCCCGATCGGCGCCACCCTCGGCAAGGACTGGATCTTCGCCAAGGTGTACTCGTCCATGGACCGGGTGCTGGTGCACTCGGCCAGCTTCGGATCCAATGCCCAGGCCATGACCGCGGCCCTGGCCACCCTGCGGGTGCTGCGCGAGGAAAACGTGGTCGCCAACGCCCGCGCCGTCGGCGACTCGCTGCGAGAACGCCTGTCCGCGCTCATCCCCCGCTACGACATGCTGTCCGACGTCCGCGGCCGGGGCCTCATGATCGGCATCGAATTCGGCCGCCCGCACTCCCTCAAACTCCGAACCGGTTGGGCCGCACTGCAAGCCGCCCGCGTCGGCCTGTTCGCCCAAATGGTCGTCGTCGCCCTCCTCCACCGCCACCGCATCCTCACCCAGGTCTCGGGCGACAACCTGGAGGTGATCAAACTGATCCCACCGCTGATCATCACCGAACGCGACGCGGACCGCTTCGTAACGGCCTTCACCGACGTCCTCGACGACGCCCACCGAGGAACCGGCCTGATGTCCGATTTCGGGCGAATCCTTATCAAACAGGCGGTTCGGGCGCGGGGCGGGGTCGGAACAGGCGCGTAA
- a CDS encoding nuclear transport factor 2 family protein, which yields MNTPLESPFTATLDIKDLLEDYFDVLYFHDLTLFDHVFHPAAVVYTVQDGVVAMRSADEYRQVLQSRRSPSSVRADRDDVILSIELLSPESATARTRVCLFGVFVEEYLTVLLTGGRWTVMTKLYHPCRGVYDPKFAATG from the coding sequence ATGAATACCCCACTCGAAAGCCCGTTCACCGCAACCCTGGACATCAAGGATCTGCTCGAGGATTACTTCGATGTGCTCTATTTTCACGATCTGACGCTGTTCGATCACGTATTCCACCCCGCCGCCGTGGTGTACACCGTGCAGGACGGTGTGGTCGCGATGCGGTCGGCGGACGAATATCGGCAGGTATTGCAGAGCCGCCGGTCGCCGTCCTCGGTGCGGGCCGACCGCGACGACGTGATCCTGTCGATCGAATTGCTGTCGCCCGAATCGGCCACGGCGAGAACGCGGGTGTGTTTGTTCGGCGTTTTCGTCGAGGAGTATCTGACCGTGCTGCTGACCGGCGGTCGGTGGACCGTCATGACCAAGTTGTACCATCCGTGCCGCGGCGTGTACGACCCCAAATTCGCGGCCACCGGATAG
- a CDS encoding sensor histidine kinase encodes MAEVTTSAVPQGRSLRARIQTAIVAVTVLSVALFVGPLATSIQRVHRTNAVTELQRDAFRVASVVPDTVGSDVTVGYLLPDLPEDRTVGIYSTDGQLLRERGPMMSTVAAAAADGRTHAREEGADLAVSAPVPSERSVAATVRVSIPYDQVLGNTRRAWMLMALLGVAAIGLAVLLARYEGRRIAEPLERLTESARALGDGDFTIHPESSRIIEADALGRTLEGAAGRLKRLLDRERAFSTQVSHQLRTPLTALLLGLESALMRTDADMRKAASVALRRGERLESTIEDLLRLARETDSATRPPLAVADLLETVVYHWQPAFAEHGRFLRIVCAPDLPRVDASATAIQHVVEVLIENALVHGDGPTTVHAHTVAGNLLIEVSDQGPGVADPDRAFAARSPDTNTTHGIGLSLARALAESEGCRLMLRQAAPPIFTLQLPPRR; translated from the coding sequence ATGGCTGAGGTCACGACATCGGCTGTGCCGCAGGGCCGCTCGCTTCGGGCCCGGATTCAGACCGCCATCGTCGCGGTCACTGTGCTGTCGGTGGCGCTGTTCGTCGGTCCGCTGGCCACCTCCATCCAGCGCGTGCATCGCACCAACGCGGTCACCGAGTTGCAGCGCGACGCCTTCCGGGTCGCCTCGGTCGTGCCCGATACCGTGGGGTCGGATGTGACCGTCGGGTATCTGCTGCCGGATCTGCCGGAGGATCGCACGGTCGGCATCTACAGCACCGACGGCCAGCTGCTGCGGGAGCGGGGTCCGATGATGTCCACGGTGGCCGCCGCCGCGGCCGACGGCCGCACCCACGCCCGGGAGGAGGGTGCGGATCTGGCGGTCTCGGCTCCGGTGCCGTCGGAACGTTCGGTGGCGGCCACGGTGCGGGTGTCCATCCCCTACGACCAGGTGCTGGGCAATACCCGGCGGGCGTGGATGCTCATGGCGCTGCTGGGGGTGGCCGCGATCGGCCTGGCCGTGCTGCTGGCGCGGTACGAGGGGCGGCGGATCGCCGAACCGCTGGAGCGGCTGACCGAGTCGGCGCGGGCGCTCGGGGACGGTGATTTCACCATTCACCCCGAGAGTTCCCGCATCATCGAGGCCGACGCCCTCGGGCGGACGCTCGAGGGCGCGGCCGGGCGGCTGAAGCGGTTGCTGGACCGCGAGCGCGCCTTCAGCACGCAGGTCTCCCATCAACTGCGCACCCCGCTCACCGCGCTGCTGCTCGGCCTGGAGTCGGCGCTGATGCGCACCGACGCCGATATGCGCAAGGCCGCCTCGGTCGCGCTGCGCCGCGGCGAACGCCTGGAGTCGACCATCGAGGACCTGTTGCGCCTGGCCCGCGAAACCGACAGTGCCACAAGGCCACCGCTGGCGGTCGCCGACCTGCTCGAGACCGTCGTCTACCACTGGCAGCCCGCCTTCGCCGAACACGGCCGCTTCCTGCGCATCGTGTGCGCCCCCGACCTCCCCCGCGTCGATGCCTCGGCCACCGCGATCCAGCACGTGGTGGAGGTCCTCATCGAAAACGCACTGGTCCACGGTGACGGCCCCACCACCGTCCACGCCCACACCGTCGCGGGCAACCTCCTCATCGAGGTCTCCGACCAGGGCCCCGGCGTCGCCGACCCCGACCGCGCCTTCGCCGCCCGCTCCCCCGACACCAACACCACCCACGGCATCGGCCTGTCCCTGGCCCGAGCCCTCGCCGAAAGCGAAGGCTGCCGCCTCATGCTCCGCCAGGCCGCACCCCCGATCTTCACCCTGCAACTGCCGCCGCGGCGTTGA
- a CDS encoding response regulator transcription factor: MESTQLLVVEDDPDIGVELRDALVGHGYVVEWVQTAAEAEAAVARCRPDLILLDLGLPDRDGVELCRRLRTELVTSVIVVLTARTQEFEIVVALDAGADDYLTKPIRLTELFARLRAHLRRRSAVANPEPLEAGDLRVDPYARRAWVGDGELALRPKEFDLLYLLVEHIGEVVTRDTLMTMIWDQHWHGSTKTLDVHVSALRRKLAEHGEDPYRISTVRSRGYRLERG; the protein is encoded by the coding sequence GTGGAGTCGACGCAATTGCTGGTCGTCGAGGACGATCCGGACATAGGTGTCGAACTGCGCGACGCGCTGGTCGGTCACGGGTATGTCGTGGAGTGGGTGCAGACGGCCGCGGAGGCCGAGGCGGCGGTGGCACGGTGTCGGCCCGACCTGATCCTGCTCGATCTCGGCCTGCCCGACCGCGACGGCGTGGAACTGTGCCGCAGGCTGCGCACCGAGCTGGTCACCAGCGTGATCGTCGTACTCACCGCCCGCACGCAGGAATTCGAGATCGTGGTCGCCCTCGACGCGGGCGCCGACGACTACCTGACCAAGCCGATCCGGCTCACCGAACTGTTCGCCCGCCTGCGCGCGCACCTGCGGCGCCGCTCGGCCGTCGCCAATCCCGAACCGCTCGAGGCGGGCGATCTGCGCGTCGACCCGTACGCCCGGCGCGCCTGGGTCGGCGACGGCGAGCTGGCCCTGCGACCCAAGGAATTCGACCTGCTGTATCTTCTGGTCGAGCACATCGGCGAGGTGGTCACCCGCGACACCCTCATGACGATGATCTGGGACCAGCACTGGCACGGCTCGACCAAGACGCTGGATGTGCACGTCTCCGCATTGCGCCGCAAGCTCGCCGAACACGGCGAGGATCCGTATCGCATATCGACCGTGCGCAGCCGCGGATACCGGCTCGAACGCGGCTGA
- a CDS encoding acyl-CoA dehydrogenase, which translates to MGHYKSNVRDLEFTLVEVLGLAAILDSGAFGDLDEPTVRSMLAEAAALAEGPVAESFADGDRHPPVFDPVTHSVRLPESVKRSVRAWRDGEWWRVGKSEAIGGVPAPRMVAWAISEFVLGAQPAAYLYLTGPIMADVVDGLGTAEQRRWARLAMQRNWGTTMALTEPDAGSDVGAGRTKAVAQQDGSWHIEGVKRFITSGESDDLFENIVHQVLARPEGAAAGTKGLSLFLVPKFRFDTVTGDIGERNGVFVTGVEHKMGLKASATCELTFGAHGTPAVGYLVGEVHDGIAQMFLVIEHARMMVGTKAISTLSSGYLNALDYARTRVQGSDLTRMADKTAPKVTIAHHPDVRRSLMLQKSYAEGLRAVYLYTAAHQDAVAAQRVSGADAELAARVNDLLLPVVKGVGSERAYQYLTESLQCFGGSGFLQDYPIEQYIRDSKIDSLYEGTTAIQAQDFFFRKIARDRGVALGHLIRQIGAFIAAPTDGGRLAFEKSLLATALDDVQAMVGTLTGHLAAAEQRPTELYRIGLAAVPLLLSVGDLLIGWRLLVAADIARTALDSAPDDQDRAFYRGKIAAASFFARTVLPRLSADRAALSGLDATLMNLDEAAF; encoded by the coding sequence GTGGGCCACTACAAGAGCAATGTGCGCGACCTCGAGTTCACCCTGGTCGAGGTGCTCGGGCTGGCCGCGATCCTGGACTCCGGCGCGTTCGGCGATCTCGACGAACCGACCGTGCGGTCGATGCTGGCCGAGGCGGCGGCGCTGGCCGAGGGGCCGGTGGCGGAGTCGTTCGCCGACGGCGACCGGCATCCGCCGGTGTTCGATCCGGTGACGCATTCGGTGCGGCTGCCGGAGTCGGTCAAGCGATCGGTGCGCGCCTGGCGCGACGGCGAGTGGTGGCGGGTGGGCAAGTCCGAGGCCATCGGCGGGGTGCCCGCGCCGCGCATGGTGGCCTGGGCGATCAGCGAATTCGTGCTCGGCGCGCAGCCCGCCGCCTACCTGTACCTGACCGGTCCGATCATGGCCGACGTCGTCGACGGCCTCGGCACCGCGGAGCAGCGGCGCTGGGCACGGCTGGCGATGCAGCGCAACTGGGGCACGACCATGGCGCTCACCGAACCCGACGCGGGCTCCGACGTCGGCGCGGGACGCACGAAGGCCGTTGCGCAGCAGGACGGTTCCTGGCACATCGAGGGGGTGAAGCGGTTCATCACCTCCGGCGAGTCCGACGATCTGTTCGAGAACATCGTCCACCAGGTGCTCGCCCGGCCGGAGGGCGCGGCGGCGGGCACCAAGGGGCTGAGCCTGTTCCTGGTGCCCAAGTTCCGCTTCGACACCGTCACCGGCGACATCGGCGAGCGCAACGGCGTTTTCGTCACGGGGGTCGAGCACAAGATGGGGCTGAAGGCGTCGGCCACCTGCGAGCTGACCTTCGGGGCGCACGGCACCCCGGCCGTGGGTTATCTGGTCGGCGAGGTGCACGACGGCATCGCGCAGATGTTCCTGGTCATCGAGCACGCGCGAATGATGGTGGGCACCAAGGCGATCTCGACCCTGTCGAGCGGATACCTCAACGCACTCGACTACGCCAGGACCCGCGTGCAGGGCAGCGACCTGACGCGCATGGCCGACAAGACCGCGCCCAAGGTGACCATCGCCCACCATCCCGACGTGCGCCGTTCGCTGATGCTGCAGAAGTCCTACGCCGAGGGCCTGCGCGCGGTGTACCTCTACACGGCTGCCCATCAGGATGCCGTTGCCGCCCAGCGGGTTTCCGGCGCGGACGCCGAGCTGGCGGCTCGGGTGAACGATCTGCTGCTGCCGGTGGTGAAGGGCGTCGGCTCCGAGCGCGCCTACCAGTATTTGACCGAATCTCTCCAATGTTTCGGCGGCTCGGGCTTTCTCCAGGACTATCCGATCGAGCAGTACATCCGCGATTCGAAGATCGATTCGCTGTACGAGGGCACCACCGCCATCCAGGCCCAGGACTTCTTCTTTCGCAAGATCGCCCGCGATCGCGGTGTGGCGCTGGGACACCTCATCCGGCAGATCGGCGCGTTCATCGCCGCCCCCACCGACGGCGGCCGACTCGCGTTCGAGAAGTCCCTTCTCGCAACGGCTCTGGACGATGTGCAGGCCATGGTGGGCACCCTGACCGGGCACCTGGCCGCCGCCGAGCAACGCCCCACCGAGCTGTACAGGATCGGCTTGGCCGCGGTCCCGCTGCTGCTGTCCGTCGGCGATCTGCTCATCGGCTGGCGCCTGCTCGTCGCCGCCGATATCGCCCGCACCGCACTGGATTCCGCTCCCGACGACCAGGATCGCGCCTTCTACCGAGGCAAGATCGCGGCCGCGTCGTTCTTCGCCAGGACCGTCCTCCCCCGCCTGAGCGCCGATCGCGCGGCACTGTCCGGACTCGATGCCACCCTCATGAATCTCGACGAAGCCGCATTCTGA
- a CDS encoding LuxR C-terminal-related transcriptional regulator, which yields MTTTPSPRPLLRVVSSLVLAIAAVMLSMGSAAADTQLPARGDTAEPAAARQAAISVLLAGDHIVFRSGLRAVIGAQPDLRCVAEVGDGAAAVREMHRLRPDVAIVDLDMPGLDDATVERVAALGDTTRILTLTTAGTDENLYRALRLGASGFLTKSLPARDLVAAVRTATRDTALIDPRRTRRLITRLTGGTEPFPTAPEVETLTAREHQVLLLIAKAYTNPEIARTLGVGEQTVKTHVSNVLAKLGVRDRVHAAVYAHTRRIVPR from the coding sequence ATGACCACGACTCCATCGCCGCGCCCGCTGCTTCGGGTGGTGTCGTCGCTGGTGCTCGCGATCGCCGCCGTGATGCTGTCGATGGGCTCCGCCGCCGCCGACACGCAGCTCCCCGCCCGCGGCGACACCGCGGAGCCCGCCGCCGCGCGGCAGGCGGCGATCTCCGTGCTGCTCGCGGGCGATCACATCGTGTTCCGCTCGGGGCTGCGCGCGGTGATCGGCGCCCAGCCCGACCTTCGGTGCGTCGCGGAGGTCGGCGACGGCGCCGCGGCCGTCCGGGAGATGCACCGGCTGCGACCCGATGTCGCCATTGTGGACCTCGATATGCCCGGCCTCGACGACGCGACCGTCGAACGGGTTGCGGCGCTGGGCGATACGACCCGCATCCTCACCCTCACCACCGCCGGGACCGACGAGAACCTCTACCGCGCACTACGTCTGGGCGCGAGCGGGTTCCTCACCAAATCGCTACCGGCCCGGGACCTGGTCGCGGCCGTCCGGACGGCCACCCGCGACACCGCCCTCATCGACCCGCGCCGAACCCGCCGCCTGATCACCCGGCTGACCGGCGGAACCGAACCGTTCCCCACCGCACCGGAAGTCGAGACGCTCACCGCCCGCGAACATCAGGTCCTGCTCCTGATCGCCAAGGCGTACACCAATCCGGAGATCGCCCGCACCCTCGGCGTCGGCGAGCAGACGGTGAAGACGCACGTCTCCAACGTGCTCGCCAAACTCGGTGTCCGCGACCGCGTGCACGCCGCGGTGTACGCCCACACCCGTCGCATCGTCCCCCGATAA
- the secY gene encoding preprotein translocase subunit SecY gives MLSALVVALRTPDLRRKILLTLGVLALSRLGAAVPAPGVDHAALRACLDTAAGGDSAGIYQLIGMLSGGALLQLSVFAIGVAPYITASIITQLLTVVIPRFERLRKEGEPGQARITQYTRYLSVALAVLQASTVVALAGRGLLPRGCHREVLADRSPFGMIVAVLVLTAGAALVMWFGELISERGIGNGMSLLIFAGIAARIPGQGKAILDAEGGVVFAAVCVAVVLVIVGVVFVEQGQRRIPVQYARRVVGRRMYGGASTYLPLKVNQAGVVPVIFASSLLSVPGLIAKSVPGSSAPSRWQEILQTYLVNPGNPVHVAVYFVLIVFFTYFYVAITFAPDERAEEMKKFGGFLPGYRPGTATSDHLAFVLSRITLPGAVYLGVVAVLPNLLPVGGTGASQSLAFGGTSVLIVVSVGLDTLKQLESQLLHRNYSGFLRRTPYDR, from the coding sequence GTGCTCTCCGCCCTCGTAGTGGCCCTGCGGACCCCCGACCTACGGCGGAAGATTCTCCTGACGCTGGGTGTGCTCGCGCTGTCGCGGCTCGGGGCGGCGGTCCCCGCGCCCGGGGTCGACCACGCCGCGCTGCGTGCCTGTCTCGACACCGCCGCCGGGGGCGATTCGGCCGGGATCTACCAGCTCATCGGCATGCTCTCCGGCGGGGCGCTGCTGCAATTGTCGGTGTTCGCGATCGGTGTCGCGCCGTACATCACCGCGAGCATCATCACCCAGTTGCTGACGGTGGTGATCCCGCGGTTCGAGCGGCTGCGCAAGGAGGGCGAGCCCGGGCAGGCCCGGATCACCCAGTACACCCGGTATCTGTCGGTCGCGCTGGCGGTGTTGCAGGCGTCGACGGTGGTGGCGCTGGCCGGGCGGGGCCTGTTGCCGCGCGGATGCCACCGGGAGGTGCTGGCCGATCGTTCGCCGTTCGGGATGATCGTCGCCGTGCTGGTGCTGACCGCCGGTGCGGCGCTGGTCATGTGGTTCGGGGAGTTGATCAGCGAGCGCGGGATCGGCAACGGCATGTCGCTGTTGATCTTCGCGGGTATCGCGGCGCGAATCCCGGGTCAGGGCAAGGCGATTCTGGATGCCGAGGGCGGGGTGGTCTTCGCGGCGGTCTGCGTCGCGGTGGTGCTGGTGATCGTGGGCGTGGTGTTCGTCGAGCAGGGCCAGCGCCGGATTCCGGTGCAGTACGCCAGGCGCGTGGTGGGCCGCCGGATGTACGGCGGCGCGTCGACGTATCTGCCGCTGAAGGTCAATCAGGCCGGTGTCGTGCCGGTCATCTTCGCCTCCTCGCTGCTGTCGGTGCCCGGTCTGATCGCGAAGTCGGTCCCGGGGTCGAGCGCTCCGTCCCGGTGGCAGGAGATACTCCAGACATATCTGGTCAATCCGGGCAATCCGGTTCATGTCGCGGTCTATTTCGTGCTGATCGTGTTCTTCACGTACTTCTATGTCGCGATCACCTTCGCTCCGGACGAGCGCGCGGAGGAGATGAAGAAGTTCGGCGGGTTCCTGCCCGGCTATCGGCCCGGCACGGCGACCTCGGACCACCTGGCCTTTGTGCTCAGCCGGATCACCTTGCCGGGGGCCGTGTATCTCGGCGTCGTCGCCGTGCTGCCGAACCTGCTGCCCGTCGGCGGCACGGGCGCGTCGCAGAGCCTCGCCTTCGGCGGTACCTCGGTGCTGATCGTGGTGAGCGTCGGCCTGGACACGCTGAAACAGCTCGAAAGCCAACTGCTGCACAGAAACTACTCGGGATTCCTGCGCCGGACCCCATACGATCGGTGA